Proteins encoded in a region of the Schistocerca gregaria isolate iqSchGreg1 unplaced genomic scaffold, iqSchGreg1.2 ptg000925l, whole genome shotgun sequence genome:
- the LOC126325530 gene encoding mitochondrial substrate carrier family protein E-like: protein MSKDVEKSVWFNFLAGAMAGIIGDMCVHPIDTIKTRLQARRKQLYKGLIDGFRKILLHEGVGAFYQGFGTVATMTIPAHALYFGGYEVTKSVLQPSRSDGDKSLWVYFISGIVADVCGSIMWVPMDVLKQRLQMQNNCEMKVQKTRLLLCSIVKNEGFRGLYRGAVAGLATYAPYVGMYFVFYEQWKTGVSKWNQKPRNEIGVIASLTGGFLCGAASAAITCPLDVIKTNIQVYTTREGGYKNMKTAVRGLYNQYGWNAFSRGLVARVMWIAPGTAITIAAYEQCKKLDRKICSITKFSTKTKE, encoded by the exons ATGAGCAAAGATGTAGAAAAGAgtgtttggtttaactttcttgcaGGTGCAATGGCAG GTATAATAGGAGATATGTGTGTCCAtccgatagacacaataaaaacgaGACTGCAAGCACGG CGAAAGCAACTTTACAAAGGTCTAATAGACGGGTTTAGAAAAATTTTACTACATGAGGGTGTTGGTGCCTTCTATCAGGGATTTGGAACTGTTGCGACCATGACAATACCAGCTCATGCACTGTATTTCGGGGGGTACGAAGTAACAAAAAGCGTTTTACAGCCATCACGTTCAGATGGGGACAAGAGCCTTTGGGTCTACTTCATTTCAGGTATTGTAGCAGACGTGTGCGGCTCTATAATGTGGGTGCCGATGGATGTTTTAAAACAGCGTTTGCAGatgcaaaataattgtgaaatgaaAGTCCAAAAAACAAGACTCCTACTATGTTCAATTGTCAAGAATGAAGGATTCAGGGGGCTTTATCGAGGGGCGGTAGCCGGATTGGCTACTTATGCACCCTACGTAGGCATGTATTTTGTATTTTACGAACAATGGAAAACTGGAGTATCTAAATGGAACCAAAAACCCAGAAATGAAATCGGAGTGATAGCGAGTTTAACAGGAGGTTTTTTGTGCGGAGCAGCGTCAGCTGCAATAACCTGTCCACTGGACGTTATAAAAACGAATATCCAAGTATACACAACAAGAGAGGGCGGGTATAAAAACATGAAAACAGCTGTAAGGGGACTGTATAACCAATACGGTTGGAATGCCTTCTCAAGAGGACTAGTAGCACGTGTTATGTGGATAGCACCTGGTACAGCAATTACAATTGCAGCATATGAGCAATGCAAAAAGCTA GATCGAAAAATATGCTCAATTACAAAATTTAGTACAAAGACTAAAGagtga
- the LOC126325519 gene encoding protein pelota homolog: MRVLSKNITKSGALITMIAQTTEDIWHMYNLVSINDHIRTQTIRKIQKDSTIGVPDSERKVLTLSICVKKIDFDPTDCTLRLSGQVSQENKWVKLGSYHTLEIPLLKKLVLYKHTWNQVSLLRLEEAANESKKYQVVVVIMQEGLANICVITEFMTITKARITLSIPRKNKSSHSLRAKAIENFFSAIYDALIKNTDLDQVKVVIIASPGFIKDEFYKFLLAYGEHTQDKVISRNQQKFLLLHSNSGHRHALNELLTDKSVMSLLNDMKAVEEVTILQRFLTIMKKEPDRCLYGRKHVQLALKNNAISHLLLSDDLLRAKSIALRKEYASIVERVKANGGNVHIFSTMHVSGEQLSRLTGIAAILYFPLYNLDDQLEESDIEEKQEIDSEEEGCYNLNEHPIVLGLDEVEDE, encoded by the exons ATGCGGGTTTTATCGAAAAATATTACGAAGTCCGGCGCCTTGATAACTATGATCGCTCAGACGACTGAGGACATCTGGCACATGTATAATTTGGTTTCTATTAATGACCATATAAGAACACAAACAATAAG aaaaattcaaAAAGATTCAACTATAGGGGTTCCGGACTCTGAGAGAAAGGTGCTTACCTTGTCTATATGCGTAAAG AAAATTGACTTCGACCCGACGGACTGTACGCTACGTCTTAGCGGACAAGTCTCACAGGAAAATAAATGGGTAAAACTGGGATCCTATCACACGCTGGAAATACCCCTTTTGAAAAAGCTCGTACTCTATAAACATACATGGAACCAGGTCTCACTTTTACGCCTCGAAGAGGCAGCTAACGAAAGTAAGAAATACCAAGTGGTGGTTGTTATTATGCAAGAAGGACTAGCTAACATATGCGTTATCACTGAGTTTATGACAATAACTAAAGCTCGCATTACACTATCTATTCCTAGAAAAAACAAGTCTTCCCATTCCCTTCGAGCTAAAGCAATAGAAAACTTTTTTAGCGCAATTTATGACGCCCTGATTAAAAACACTGACCTAGACCAGGTTAAGGTAGTTATTATAGCGAGCCCAGGATTCATCAAAGATGAATTTTATAAGTTTTTGTTGGCGTACGGTGAACATACCCAAGACAAAGTGATAAGTAGAAACCAGCaaaaatttctccttctccattcaAATTCCGGGCACCGCCATGCACTGAATGAACTACTTACTGACAAATCGGTTATGTCTTTACTTAATGATATGAAGGCAGTCGAAGAGGTAACAATTTTACAAAGATTTTTGACAATAATGAAGAAAGAGCCGGATCGCTGTTTATATGGAAGGAAGCACGTGCAATTGGCTCTCAAAAATAATGCTATCTCACATTTGCTATTGTCTGATGATCTTCTTAGAGCGAAAAGCATTGCACTGAGAAAAGAATACGCCTCTATTGTAGAAAGAGTAAAggccaatggtggaaacgtacATATATTTTCAACCATGCACGTTTCAGGAGAGCAGCTTTCGCGGCTGACTGGAATCGCGGCCATCCTTTACTTCCCTCTATATAACCTTGACGATCAGCTTGAGGAAAGCGATATCGAAGAAAAACAGGAAATTGACTCAGAAGAAGAAGGATGCTACAACTTAAACGAGCACCCCATCGTTTTAGGATTAGATGAAGTTGAAGATGAGTGA
- the LOC126325547 gene encoding uncharacterized protein LOC126325547 — MIQETSKEQYLLETLKCAKDLLHHQETSLDRQGFLFDLDALSSDFKTNHSLKNEVNEAYQRRLNLLIEECREKRSKLAQLQQQIVKMKYLENRGNVSQLPLKSKMQICQRVKLLSEIEYLQRQSERSLDSSSSHLSKAQIVRKIKRDTFEVHQSLRALRDDVEELETKLSVCLQNNALLEKMEEKWASSQEDYAELKKKEIQTQTLEIEGVHLELQKKLVDFLQRTWNEKGGTECRAVTRLIEDLMNLVFKSTDSSWLEVERYQEEHVEFLLRAQIIEHHVQNRHLIRIASHFLQILNG, encoded by the exons ATGATCCAAGAG ACTTCGAAGGAGCAATATTTGTTGGAGACGTTGAAATGTGCAAAAGATTTGCTGCATCACCAGGAGACTTCCCTTGATCGACAGGGTTTTTTGTTTGATTTAGATGCACTATCTTCTGATTTCAAAACGAATCACTCTTTGAAAAACGAAGTTAACGAGGCCTATCAAAGAAGACTAAATCTACTTATCGAGGAGTGCAGAGAGAAAAGGTCGAAGTTAGCACAGCTGCAACAACAAATTGTCAAAATGAAATACTTAGAAAACAGAGGCAATGTCTCTCAGCTCCCACTG AAATCGAAAATGCAAATTTGTCAACGTGTAAAGCTTCTTTCTGAAATCGAGTACTTGCAGCGCCAAAGCGAGCGCTCCTTGGATTCATCATCTTCTCATTTATCTAAAGCTCAAATTGTGAGAAAGATAAAAAGAGATACCTTTGAGGTACACCAGAGTCTGAGAGCACTTCGAGACGACGTGGAAGAGTTGGAAACAAAACTAAGCGTCTGCCTTCAAAACAACGCTTTGCTAGAAAAAATGGAAGAGAAATGGGCATCAAGCCAAGAGGATTATGCAGagttgaaaaaaaaagagattcaAACTCAAACGTTGGAAATTGAAGGAGTTCATCTTGAACTGCAAAAAAAATTAGTAGAttttttacaaagaacttggaatgAAAAAGGCGGTACTGAGTGCAGGGCCGTGACTAGATTGATAGAG GACCTTATGAACCTAGTATTTAAGTCAACTGATTCAAGTTGGTTGGAAGTAGAAAGATATCAAGAAGAACATGTTGAGTTTTTACTTAGAGCACAGATTATTGAACATCATGTACAAAACCGCCACTTGATAAGAATAGCTAGTCACTTTTTGCAAATATTAAATGGCTGA